A window of Streptomyces marispadix contains these coding sequences:
- a CDS encoding HelD family protein encodes MSAPAHSSHTRNPLDDERAHLAASRAALRAMRADAEALDITDVAANWVNAEVLRSELDARIRSLADLAHTPLFFGRLDYVPDRTFYIGRRHVHDAEGDPMVVDWRAPVSQPFYRASKKDPQDVAMRRRFGYAGGELTAYEDEHLTDPAEAETVSRLLQAEIERPRVGPMRDIVATIQPEQDEIVRAGIEGSLCVQGAPGTGKTAVGLHRVAYLLYTHRERLARTGTLVVGPNSSFLRYIEQVLPALGEMSVRQATVAELVSHVPVRGEDTAVAAHIKGDARMAEVLRRAVRSGVSMPQEPCVVVRGSRRWRVPAHELAGLIEELLARDMRYGAAREALPQRIAHAVLVRMEQAGEAPDDRVQDAVARNAAVKAVVKACWPVVDPAKLVLRLLSDANFLAEQADGILTEEEQKAVLWAKPPRGVGSARWSAADAVLVDEVDDLVSRTSSLGHVVLDEAQDLSPMQYRAVGRRCSTGSVTVLGDIAQGTTPWATASWEEALRHLGKPAAAVEELTLGFRVPRQVIAYASRLLPQIAPELKEATSVRESPGDFSVRACARGELDEAVVEACRASLRHEGSIGLIGAGDRLPALARALEDAGLSYLAPGTETSEGSRLTLVPAALAKGLEYDYVVLDEPAAIAAAEPDTRTGLRRLYVCLTRAVSGLTVLHAEPLPEALAEPYGAEETTGAAEAAGA; translated from the coding sequence GTGTCCGCCCCTGCCCACTCCAGCCACACCCGCAACCCCCTCGACGACGAACGGGCCCATCTGGCCGCTTCCCGCGCCGCTCTGCGTGCCATGCGCGCGGACGCCGAAGCTCTCGACATCACCGACGTCGCGGCCAACTGGGTCAACGCCGAGGTGCTCCGCTCCGAACTCGACGCGCGCATCAGATCCCTCGCCGACCTCGCGCACACTCCGCTGTTCTTCGGCCGCCTCGACTACGTACCGGACCGGACCTTCTATATCGGCCGCCGCCATGTGCACGACGCGGAGGGCGACCCGATGGTCGTCGACTGGCGGGCGCCGGTCTCCCAGCCCTTCTACCGCGCGTCGAAGAAGGACCCGCAGGACGTCGCGATGCGCCGCCGCTTCGGCTACGCGGGCGGCGAGCTGACCGCGTACGAGGACGAGCATCTGACCGACCCCGCCGAGGCCGAGACCGTCTCCCGGCTGCTCCAGGCGGAGATCGAGCGCCCCCGCGTGGGGCCCATGCGGGACATCGTGGCGACGATCCAGCCCGAGCAGGACGAGATCGTACGAGCGGGGATCGAGGGTTCGCTGTGTGTGCAGGGCGCGCCCGGCACCGGCAAGACGGCCGTGGGCCTGCACCGCGTCGCCTATCTGCTCTACACCCATCGCGAGCGGCTGGCCCGTACCGGCACCCTCGTCGTCGGGCCCAACTCCTCCTTCCTGCGCTACATCGAGCAGGTGCTGCCCGCGCTCGGCGAGATGTCCGTACGGCAGGCGACCGTCGCGGAGCTGGTCTCACACGTACCGGTCCGCGGTGAGGACACCGCCGTGGCCGCGCACATCAAGGGCGACGCGAGGATGGCGGAGGTGCTGCGCCGTGCGGTGCGTTCCGGGGTGAGCATGCCGCAGGAGCCGTGCGTGGTGGTGCGAGGGTCCCGGCGCTGGCGGGTCCCCGCGCATGAACTGGCGGGTCTTATCGAGGAGTTGCTGGCCCGCGACATGCGGTACGGGGCTGCGCGCGAGGCCCTGCCGCAGCGCATCGCGCACGCGGTGCTGGTGCGCATGGAGCAGGCGGGCGAGGCACCCGACGACCGGGTGCAGGACGCGGTGGCGCGGAACGCGGCGGTGAAGGCCGTGGTGAAGGCGTGCTGGCCTGTGGTGGACCCGGCGAAGCTGGTGCTGCGGCTGCTGTCCGACGCGAATTTCCTCGCCGAGCAGGCCGACGGCATCCTCACCGAGGAGGAACAGAAGGCGGTGCTGTGGGCCAAGCCCCCGCGAGGGGTGGGATCGGCGCGCTGGTCGGCGGCCGACGCCGTGCTGGTGGACGAGGTCGACGACCTTGTGAGCCGGACGAGTTCGCTGGGGCACGTGGTGCTGGACGAGGCACAGGATCTGTCGCCGATGCAGTACCGGGCGGTGGGCCGTCGCTGCTCCACCGGCTCCGTCACGGTCCTCGGCGACATCGCACAGGGCACCACGCCCTGGGCCACGGCGAGTTGGGAGGAGGCGCTGCGCCACCTGGGCAAACCGGCCGCCGCCGTCGAGGAGTTGACCCTGGGCTTCCGTGTGCCGCGTCAGGTCATCGCCTATGCCTCCCGGCTGCTGCCGCAGATCGCCCCTGAGCTGAAGGAGGCCACGTCGGTGCGGGAGTCTCCTGGAGACTTCTCCGTACGGGCCTGTGCGCGCGGCGAGTTGGACGAGGCGGTCGTAGAGGCGTGCCGCGCGTCCCTGCGGCACGAGGGCTCCATCGGGCTGATCGGCGCCGGTGACCGGCTGCCCGCGCTGGCCCGTGCGCTGGAGGACGCGGGGCTGTCGTATCTCGCGCCGGGTACGGAGACCAGCGAGGGCTCCCGTCTCACCCTCGTACCGGCGGCGCTGGCCAAGGGCCTGGAGTACGACTACGTGGTGCTGGACGAGCCCGCCGCGATCGCCGCCGCCGAGCCGGACACCCGTACGGGGCTGCGCCGGCTCTACGTATGCCTCACCCGTGCGGTCTCGGGGCTCACGGTGCTGCACGCCGAGCCGCTTCCGGAGGCGCTGGCGGAGCCGTACGGGGCGGAGGAGACGACCGGGGCGGCCGAGGCAGCGGGGGCGTGA
- a CDS encoding FGGY-family carbohydrate kinase, producing the protein MTLLLGIDIGTSSSKGVLTRSDGHLVAQAVREHTTSSPRPGWVEHDAEQVWWRDFTELAAELLAGAPANERLGGVGVSGIGPCLLPAGDADEPLRPAILYGVDTRAGDQVAELTARYGQDEIMRRCGSALTSQALGPKFAWVRQREPEVYGRMRRWYMASSYLVRRLTGAYVLDHHSASQCDPLHDLRGGGWIEEWCEEVAPGLQWPRLVWPAEVVGEVTAEAATATGIPAGTPVVAGTVDAWAESASAGATSPGDLMLMYGTTMFLVDVVGEPVPDVRLWSTAGAYEGTYCLAAGMATSGAITAWLRDLTGADYGTLTQEAAALPPGAEGLLMLPYFAGERTPVFDPDARGVVAGLTLRHGRAHLYRAALEATAFGVRHNLAAMREAGGDLRRLVAVGGGARDLWTQIVTDVTGLEQSVPRHTVGAAHGDAFLAAVGTGLARREDIADWNPHRSTVVPDPERSRVYDELYEHYLGLYPSTRETVHALAARQHADG; encoded by the coding sequence GTGACCCTGCTGCTCGGCATCGACATCGGCACGTCCAGCTCGAAGGGCGTGCTCACCCGCTCCGACGGACACCTCGTCGCACAGGCCGTGAGAGAACACACCACATCGAGCCCGCGCCCCGGCTGGGTCGAGCACGACGCGGAGCAGGTGTGGTGGCGCGACTTCACCGAGCTGGCGGCCGAACTCCTCGCCGGGGCACCGGCAAACGAGCGCCTCGGAGGGGTCGGAGTCAGCGGCATCGGCCCCTGCCTGCTGCCCGCGGGCGATGCCGACGAGCCGCTGCGCCCGGCGATCCTCTACGGCGTCGACACCCGCGCGGGCGACCAGGTGGCCGAACTCACCGCCCGTTACGGCCAGGACGAGATCATGCGGCGCTGCGGCTCCGCGCTCACCAGCCAGGCACTGGGCCCGAAGTTCGCCTGGGTGCGGCAGCGCGAGCCGGAGGTCTACGGGCGTATGCGCCGCTGGTACATGGCGAGTTCGTACCTCGTGCGCCGTCTCACCGGGGCCTATGTGCTCGACCACCACTCGGCCAGCCAGTGCGACCCGCTGCACGACCTGCGCGGCGGCGGCTGGATCGAGGAGTGGTGCGAGGAGGTGGCCCCCGGCCTTCAGTGGCCTCGACTCGTCTGGCCCGCGGAGGTGGTGGGCGAGGTGACCGCCGAAGCGGCCACCGCCACCGGCATCCCCGCGGGCACGCCCGTCGTGGCGGGCACCGTCGACGCATGGGCGGAGTCGGCGTCCGCCGGAGCGACCTCGCCCGGCGATCTGATGCTGATGTACGGGACGACGATGTTCCTGGTCGACGTGGTCGGCGAACCCGTGCCGGACGTACGGCTGTGGTCGACGGCCGGGGCGTACGAGGGCACCTACTGCCTCGCGGCGGGCATGGCCACCTCCGGTGCGATCACGGCATGGCTCCGCGATCTGACCGGCGCTGACTACGGCACGCTCACCCAGGAGGCCGCGGCGCTGCCGCCCGGCGCCGAAGGGCTGCTGATGCTGCCGTACTTCGCGGGCGAACGCACGCCGGTCTTCGACCCCGACGCGCGTGGCGTGGTCGCCGGTCTGACGCTGCGGCACGGCCGCGCCCATCTCTACCGGGCGGCGCTGGAGGCCACGGCCTTCGGCGTACGGCACAATCTCGCCGCCATGCGCGAGGCGGGCGGCGATCTGCGGCGGCTGGTGGCGGTCGGCGGCGGTGCGCGTGACCTGTGGACGCAGATCGTCACGGACGTCACGGGGCTGGAGCAGTCCGTGCCGCGGCACACCGTCGGCGCGGCACACGGCGACGCGTTCCTGGCGGCGGTCGGCACGGGCCTCGCACGTCGCGAAGACATCGCGGACTGGAATCCGCACCGCTCCACCGTCGTACCGGACCCTGAGCGCTCCCGCGTCTACGACGAGCTGTACGAGCACTATCTCGGCCTGTATCCCTCGACGCGCGAAACGGTGCACGCGCTGGCGGCACGGCAGCACGCCGACGGGTGA
- a CDS encoding L-fucose/L-arabinose isomerase family protein: MARIGLLPVTDGRDYVQRDVHDHVERSAARLAGVLRDSGHEVFVSPEQVGSNSLAVSQARWVADRHPDITILHHSVWTFPHFTALAAESTPGPLLLVANIDPRFPGMVGMLAGGGALDQLGRTHARAWGDLEDPAVRERILTHVRAASAVTGLRGSTFGRVGGRPMGMYTATANTDQWMRTFGVDVEEIDQWEVVRRSENAGQKRVTAAREWLEKHAAAVHYDGDRLTPQLLERQIRTYYAMRELIDEWNLDFSGIKGQPELTANFCTMDVAEAFLNDPYDWEGPKDTHVTSTEADMDAALTMQILKLLTGDPVLFADVRHYHADKDVWDLCNSGQHATWYAARSDDPAENMRHVSLHPEVFYFPAGGASVQHLAAPGEMTFARLTRHDGAYRMHVMRGGFETYDEETNERMMRASTWEWPHAFASLNCQAEEFLSKFGANHIHAVPGDHVAELHAVCAQLGIRYDGFGDAAGFGDARGERTVA, from the coding sequence ATGGCACGCATCGGTCTGCTCCCGGTCACCGACGGCCGCGACTACGTTCAGCGCGACGTCCACGACCACGTGGAGCGGTCCGCCGCCCGACTCGCGGGCGTGCTGCGGGACTCGGGGCACGAGGTGTTCGTCTCACCGGAGCAGGTCGGCAGCAACTCCCTCGCCGTCTCACAGGCACGCTGGGTGGCCGACCGCCATCCGGACATCACGATCCTCCACCACTCCGTGTGGACGTTCCCGCACTTCACCGCCCTGGCCGCCGAGTCGACGCCGGGCCCGCTGCTGCTCGTCGCCAACATCGATCCCCGATTCCCGGGCATGGTCGGCATGCTGGCGGGCGGCGGCGCCCTCGACCAGCTCGGCCGCACGCACGCACGTGCGTGGGGCGACCTGGAGGACCCGGCCGTCCGCGAGCGGATACTCACCCATGTGAGGGCGGCGTCGGCCGTGACGGGCCTGCGCGGCTCCACCTTCGGGCGCGTGGGCGGGCGCCCCATGGGGATGTACACCGCCACGGCCAACACCGACCAGTGGATGAGGACCTTCGGCGTCGACGTCGAGGAGATCGACCAGTGGGAGGTCGTACGCCGCAGCGAGAACGCCGGCCAGAAGCGCGTCACCGCCGCCCGCGAATGGCTGGAGAAGCACGCCGCCGCCGTCCACTACGACGGCGACCGCCTCACCCCGCAGCTCCTGGAGCGGCAGATCCGTACGTACTACGCGATGCGCGAGCTGATCGACGAGTGGAACCTGGACTTCTCCGGGATCAAGGGCCAGCCCGAACTGACCGCGAACTTCTGCACGATGGACGTCGCCGAGGCGTTCCTCAACGACCCCTACGACTGGGAGGGACCGAAGGACACCCATGTCACCTCCACCGAGGCCGACATGGACGCCGCCTTGACGATGCAGATACTGAAGCTGCTCACCGGCGACCCGGTGCTCTTCGCCGACGTGCGCCACTACCACGCCGACAAGGACGTCTGGGACCTGTGCAACTCCGGTCAGCACGCCACCTGGTACGCGGCACGCTCCGACGACCCCGCCGAGAACATGCGGCACGTCAGCCTCCACCCGGAGGTCTTCTACTTCCCGGCGGGAGGCGCTTCCGTACAACACCTCGCCGCACCCGGCGAGATGACGTTCGCACGGCTGACCCGGCACGACGGCGCGTACCGCATGCACGTGATGCGCGGCGGCTTCGAGACTTACGACGAGGAGACCAACGAGCGCATGATGCGGGCCTCGACATGGGAGTGGCCGCACGCGTTCGCATCGCTCAACTGCCAGGCGGAGGAGTTCCTTTCGAAGTTCGGCGCCAACCACATCCACGCCGTGCCAGGCGACCACGTCGCCGAGCTGCACGCCGTGTGCGCCCAACTCGGCATCCGCTACGACGGATTCGGCGACGCTGCGGGATTCGGCGACGCACGAGGGGAAAGGACGGTGGCGTGA
- a CDS encoding carbohydrate ABC transporter permease, translating to MTDRARWALTALTGVLAVAAFFPVLWMVTASLKPRDDVNDGRLVPHDVTFGNFAYVFTEVPFARYLLNSFVVSAVVTVVALFLHSMAAYALARLRFPGREALFTVIFSTLLITAPVVLIPLFVVVRQLGMLDSYAGLIIPSIFNAFGIFLLRQFYLQLPRELEEAAIVDGCGHWRVYRSVVLPLSKPILSALAIFFFLANWNSFLWPLVATNDPDLTVVQLAISSFQSQYAASWNYILAAAVVAAAPMLVLFFGFQRQIVESVKTSGLK from the coding sequence ATGACCGATAGGGCCCGCTGGGCGCTGACGGCGCTCACCGGGGTGCTGGCCGTGGCGGCCTTCTTCCCCGTCCTGTGGATGGTCACGGCTTCGCTGAAGCCGCGTGACGACGTCAACGACGGCAGGCTGGTCCCGCACGACGTGACATTCGGCAACTTCGCCTACGTCTTCACCGAAGTGCCCTTCGCGCGCTACCTGTTGAACAGCTTCGTCGTCTCGGCCGTCGTCACCGTCGTGGCGCTGTTCCTGCACTCGATGGCCGCGTACGCGCTGGCGAGACTGCGGTTCCCGGGGCGTGAGGCGCTGTTCACGGTGATCTTCTCGACTTTGCTGATCACCGCGCCCGTGGTGCTGATCCCGCTGTTCGTCGTCGTACGGCAGCTCGGCATGCTCGACAGCTACGCGGGGCTGATCATCCCGTCGATCTTCAACGCGTTCGGGATCTTCCTGCTGCGGCAGTTCTATCTCCAGCTTCCACGGGAACTGGAGGAGGCGGCGATCGTCGACGGCTGCGGCCACTGGCGCGTCTACCGTTCCGTCGTACTGCCGCTGTCGAAGCCCATACTCTCCGCCCTGGCGATCTTCTTCTTCCTCGCCAACTGGAACTCCTTCCTGTGGCCGCTGGTCGCCACCAACGACCCGGACCTCACGGTCGTGCAGCTCGCGATCAGCTCGTTCCAGTCGCAGTACGCGGCCAGTTGGAACTACATACTCGCCGCCGCGGTGGTGGCCGCGGCGCCGATGCTGGTCCTCTTCTTCGGCTTCCAGCGGCAGATCGTCGAGTCCGTGAAGACGTCCGGCCTGAAGTAG
- a CDS encoding carbohydrate ABC transporter permease: MTLHGTARSQAAAPTTAKAAPGADGPGPRRRLGRRHREWIAAGLFIAPDALGLAVFVGLPMVLSVVLSFFQVSGFGSYEFVGLGNYARMMDDPLFWESMRITGVYVVVLVPLLFVVSLGLGLLVRQRVPGVGVFRTLFFLPYVISLVVVGLLWKFMFDDQVGVVNQGLRAAGFAGHSWLGDPSTALYSVIAVFVWVMMGYYMIIFLAGLQEIPREYYEAARIDGAGPWTQFRTITWPLLRPTSFFVLLMSTVAAITGGFELVFVLTEGGPANSTSLAIFYIYQQAFVFGEYGYASAMGTVLVLAMLLCSGAIFKATRGGRFDDDR; this comes from the coding sequence ATGACCCTGCACGGCACGGCCCGGTCACAGGCGGCCGCCCCGACCACCGCGAAGGCGGCCCCCGGCGCCGACGGCCCCGGTCCGCGCAGGCGCCTCGGCCGCCGGCACCGCGAGTGGATCGCCGCCGGGCTCTTCATCGCTCCCGACGCGCTGGGCCTGGCCGTCTTCGTGGGCCTGCCGATGGTGCTCTCCGTGGTGCTGAGCTTCTTCCAGGTCAGCGGCTTCGGCTCGTACGAGTTCGTCGGCCTCGGCAACTACGCGCGCATGATGGACGATCCGCTGTTCTGGGAGTCCATGCGCATCACCGGCGTCTACGTGGTGGTGCTGGTGCCGCTGCTGTTCGTGGTGAGCCTGGGGCTGGGGCTGCTGGTACGGCAGCGCGTTCCGGGCGTCGGCGTCTTCCGGACGCTGTTCTTCCTGCCGTACGTCATCAGCCTGGTCGTCGTCGGCCTGCTGTGGAAGTTCATGTTCGACGACCAGGTGGGGGTGGTGAACCAGGGCCTGCGGGCGGCCGGTTTCGCCGGGCACTCCTGGCTGGGCGACCCCTCCACCGCGCTCTACTCCGTCATCGCCGTCTTCGTCTGGGTGATGATGGGCTACTACATGATCATTTTCCTCGCAGGTCTCCAGGAGATTCCCAGGGAGTACTACGAGGCGGCGCGCATCGACGGCGCCGGGCCCTGGACGCAGTTCCGCACCATCACATGGCCGCTGCTGAGGCCGACCAGCTTCTTCGTGCTGCTGATGTCGACGGTGGCCGCGATCACCGGCGGCTTCGAGCTGGTCTTCGTGCTCACCGAGGGCGGACCGGCGAACAGCACCTCGCTGGCGATCTTCTACATCTACCAACAGGCCTTCGTCTTCGGGGAGTACGGCTACGCATCCGCCATGGGCACGGTCCTCGTGCTGGCGATGCTCCTCTGCTCCGGGGCCATCTTCAAGGCGACGAGGGGCGGGAGGTTCGACGATGACCGATAG
- a CDS encoding ABC transporter substrate-binding protein, with translation MDTSKTAGTTGATGATGAANTTGTANTTVTTGTSHSRMTRRRLLAAGAAGAAAAVTSGCGGSASADDGPMRFWNFYAPQRSEDPALNAQSKWFTDLVEKWNRSHKRQIELLYMPPPTYQNGSKLPTAFAAGDGPDIFLASPGDFLRYYNGGVLADLTPYMDRRALDDYHPDTLDSRMVDGKVYALPMEVEPLAVFYDVGVWEKAGLSEGDVPTTWDRLLDVGEKLTTKTRAGLVLKTLPGYLQNFLWYSWMWLGGGDVLDEHGAVTVDSRPVRQALQLWQDAVRSGITPTTAPAGDDMISGFKAGRAGMWHSGIWEIASLKAFAPDLEYGMFKHPLPPGGKYTTALGGWSFCANAKGRDPQAAAEFCAWALGTMEDECVDRITDWCIEAKRDIAPRKSALRRGTERGGYDDWAMKYMKEEVFPGGRPEPRYPPVVYKAMSDALQGSMLAGRDVGEEAARAAQSVEAYVRSYKGASLI, from the coding sequence ATGGACACGAGCAAGACGGCGGGCACGACAGGCGCGACGGGCGCGACGGGCGCGGCGAACACGACTGGCACGGCGAACACGACTGTCACGACGGGGACTTCGCACTCCCGGATGACCCGGCGGCGGCTGCTGGCCGCGGGCGCCGCCGGAGCGGCCGCGGCCGTCACCTCCGGCTGCGGCGGCAGCGCGAGCGCGGACGACGGGCCGATGCGCTTCTGGAACTTCTACGCACCGCAGCGCTCCGAGGACCCGGCGCTGAACGCGCAGAGCAAGTGGTTCACGGACCTGGTGGAGAAGTGGAACCGGTCCCACAAGAGGCAGATCGAGCTGCTGTACATGCCGCCGCCGACGTATCAGAACGGCTCGAAGCTCCCCACCGCCTTCGCCGCGGGCGACGGCCCCGACATCTTCCTCGCCAGCCCCGGCGACTTCCTGCGCTACTACAACGGCGGCGTGCTCGCCGACCTCACCCCGTACATGGACAGGCGGGCCCTGGACGACTACCACCCGGACACGCTCGACAGCCGCATGGTCGACGGCAAGGTCTACGCACTGCCCATGGAGGTCGAGCCGCTGGCCGTCTTCTACGACGTGGGCGTGTGGGAGAAGGCGGGCCTGTCCGAGGGCGACGTTCCCACCACATGGGACCGACTGCTGGACGTGGGCGAGAAGTTGACGACGAAGACCCGTGCGGGGCTCGTGCTGAAGACCCTTCCCGGCTATCTCCAGAACTTCCTCTGGTACTCGTGGATGTGGCTGGGCGGCGGCGACGTCCTCGACGAGCACGGCGCCGTCACCGTCGACTCCCGTCCCGTACGCCAGGCGCTCCAGTTGTGGCAGGACGCCGTACGCAGCGGCATCACCCCCACGACGGCGCCCGCCGGCGACGACATGATCTCCGGCTTCAAGGCGGGCCGCGCCGGAATGTGGCACAGCGGCATCTGGGAGATCGCGAGCCTCAAGGCCTTCGCGCCGGACCTCGAGTACGGGATGTTCAAGCATCCGCTTCCGCCGGGCGGCAAGTACACGACCGCGCTGGGCGGTTGGTCGTTCTGCGCCAACGCCAAGGGCCGTGATCCGCAGGCCGCGGCCGAGTTCTGCGCGTGGGCGCTCGGGACGATGGAGGACGAGTGCGTCGACCGGATCACGGACTGGTGCATCGAGGCCAAGCGCGACATCGCGCCGCGCAAGTCGGCGCTGCGGCGCGGCACCGAGCGCGGCGGCTACGACGACTGGGCGATGAAGTACATGAAGGAGGAGGTCTTCCCCGGAGGCCGCCCCGAACCGCGCTATCCGCCCGTCGTCTACAAGGCGATGTCGGACGCCCTCCAGGGCTCGATGCTCGCCGGGCGCGACGTCGGTGAAGAGGCGGCGCGCGCCGCACAGTCCGTCGAGGCGTATGTGCGCAGCTACAAGGGGGCGAGCCTGATATGA
- a CDS encoding glycoside hydrolase family 172 protein, producing MLDELARRSDKITRSVSPENFTGAKGAGGRATEGTGAQAAGGLGRGWKISPSIEIAPGETAELADIAGPGTVRHIWCTTAPHRAWRGTLLRAYWDGAAQPAVEVPLGDFFCNGWNVFSQVSSQLVAANPNGGFNSYWPMPFYERARLTLENLSAETVVLYYQIDYESGDVPADSCFLHAHWRRSRPVPYGETHTLLEGVEGRGQYVGTYLAWGTNSPGWWGEGEVKFYLDGDGEFPTICGTGTEDYFGGAWNFDVEGQGYTAYTTPYLGLNQILRPDGLYASQQRFGMYRWHVPDPVRFSEDLRVTVQSLGIGPGNGNGLRHRYRPTSDDIASTALFYLDSPDASGRPETPGLLELEVD from the coding sequence ATGCTCGACGAGTTGGCCAGGCGTTCGGACAAGATCACCCGCTCCGTCAGTCCGGAGAACTTCACCGGCGCCAAGGGCGCGGGCGGCCGGGCCACCGAGGGTACCGGCGCACAAGCCGCCGGTGGCCTGGGCCGGGGCTGGAAGATCTCGCCCAGCATCGAGATCGCCCCCGGTGAGACGGCCGAGCTGGCCGACATCGCCGGGCCGGGCACGGTGCGGCACATCTGGTGCACCACGGCGCCCCACCGGGCCTGGCGCGGCACTCTGCTGCGTGCGTACTGGGACGGTGCCGCGCAGCCCGCGGTCGAGGTGCCGCTCGGCGACTTCTTCTGCAACGGCTGGAACGTCTTCAGCCAGGTCTCGTCGCAGCTCGTCGCCGCGAATCCGAACGGCGGCTTCAACTCGTACTGGCCGATGCCCTTCTACGAGCGCGCCCGCCTCACGCTGGAGAACCTCTCCGCCGAGACGGTCGTCCTCTACTACCAGATCGACTACGAGTCGGGCGACGTGCCCGCCGACTCCTGCTTCCTGCACGCCCATTGGCGGCGCAGCAGGCCCGTTCCGTACGGGGAGACGCACACGCTGCTGGAGGGCGTCGAGGGGCGCGGGCAGTACGTGGGGACGTATCTGGCCTGGGGGACCAACAGCCCCGGCTGGTGGGGCGAGGGCGAGGTGAAGTTCTACCTCGACGGGGACGGCGAATTCCCGACGATCTGCGGCACCGGCACGGAGGACTACTTCGGCGGCGCCTGGAACTTCGACGTCGAGGGGCAGGGCTACACCGCGTACACCACGCCGTATCTGGGGCTGAACCAGATCCTGCGTCCGGACGGGCTCTACGCGAGCCAGCAGCGGTTCGGGATGTACCGGTGGCACGTCCCCGACCCCGTCCGCTTCTCGGAGGACCTGCGGGTGACCGTGCAGTCCCTGGGGATCGGGCCGGGCAACGGCAACGGGCTGCGGCACCGGTACCGGCCGACGAGCGACGACATCGCCTCGACCGCGCTGTTCTATCTGGACTCGCCGGACGCCTCCGGGCGTCCCGAGACTCCCGGACTCCTCGAACTCGAAGTGGACTAG
- a CDS encoding LacI family DNA-binding transcriptional regulator: MANISDVARTAGVSPATVSRVFNGGRVTAERAERVRKAAAELGFSPNRVARSLRMQRASVIGLLIPDIENPFFTSLARGVEDSAQRTNLSVVLCNTDEDVEKERRYLDIALAEQMAGVIVAAASRKRTDLSALTARGMPVVAVDRRPRAAAVDAVMVDNQHGGEDATAHLLERGYRRVACITGPAGASTSEDRLAGYRAAMHEAGVPDDWTRAHTRHADFRVDGGYAAMRELLALRTPPDAVFVANNLMTVGALQALREAGIEPPEFGVLSFGDVPWASLVRPPLTTVQLPSYDLGASAAALLQDRLAGSDKPLQTVVLRTVLQPRESTRGPDGAG; this comes from the coding sequence GTGGCAAACATCAGCGATGTGGCACGTACCGCCGGAGTCTCTCCCGCGACCGTCTCCCGGGTCTTCAACGGCGGCCGGGTCACCGCCGAACGCGCCGAGCGCGTCCGCAAGGCAGCCGCCGAACTCGGCTTCTCCCCGAACCGCGTGGCCCGCTCGCTGCGCATGCAGCGCGCCAGCGTCATCGGCCTGCTCATCCCGGACATCGAGAACCCGTTCTTCACCTCCCTCGCCCGCGGCGTCGAGGACTCCGCCCAGCGCACCAACCTCTCGGTGGTGCTGTGCAACACCGACGAGGACGTGGAGAAGGAGCGCCGCTACCTCGACATAGCCCTGGCGGAACAGATGGCGGGCGTGATCGTGGCCGCCGCCTCCCGCAAGCGCACCGACCTCTCGGCGCTCACCGCCCGCGGCATGCCCGTCGTGGCCGTCGACCGCCGTCCACGCGCCGCCGCCGTCGACGCCGTGATGGTCGACAACCAGCACGGCGGCGAGGACGCCACCGCCCATCTGCTCGAACGCGGCTACCGCCGGGTCGCCTGCATCACCGGGCCCGCAGGCGCCTCCACCTCCGAGGACCGGCTCGCGGGATACCGAGCGGCGATGCACGAGGCCGGCGTCCCCGACGACTGGACCCGCGCCCACACCAGGCACGCCGACTTCCGCGTCGACGGAGGGTACGCGGCCATGCGCGAACTGCTCGCCCTGCGTACGCCGCCGGACGCCGTGTTCGTCGCCAACAACCTGATGACCGTGGGCGCGCTCCAGGCCCTGCGCGAAGCGGGCATCGAGCCCCCGGAGTTCGGCGTCCTCTCCTTCGGCGACGTTCCGTGGGCCTCCCTGGTCAGGCCGCCCCTGACCACCGTCCAGCTTCCCTCGTACGACCTGGGCGCCTCGGCGGCGGCACTGTTGCAGGACCGACTGGCGGGCTCGGACAAGCCGCTCCAGACGGTGGTGCTGCGCACCGTGCTCCAGCCCCGCGAGAGCACGCGGGGGCCGGACGGGGCGGGCTGA